In Amycolatopsis sp. EV170708-02-1, the following are encoded in one genomic region:
- a CDS encoding SsgA family sporulation/cell division regulator, whose product MHTDAIHQSQFVLLNNSSTPVLSRLSFHAGEPFAVTVSFRTERGRWVEWTFARELLVTGLTDPAGLGDVRVRPDLSEDEAMLTLEIESPDGYASFELEREDVETFLESTYELVPLGSESEHFDVEALIEEISNV is encoded by the coding sequence GTGCACACCGACGCAATTCACCAGAGCCAGTTCGTTCTGCTGAACAACAGCAGCACGCCCGTTCTCTCCCGCCTGTCCTTCCACGCCGGCGAACCGTTCGCGGTCACCGTGTCGTTCCGGACCGAGCGCGGCCGGTGGGTCGAGTGGACCTTCGCGCGTGAGCTGCTCGTCACCGGTCTCACCGACCCCGCCGGGCTCGGCGACGTCCGCGTCCGCCCCGACCTCTCCGAGGACGAGGCGATGCTGACGCTCGAAATCGAGTCACCCGACGGCTATGCGTCGTTCGAGCTGGAGCGCGAGGACGTGGAGACGTTCCTCGAGTCCACTTACGAGCTGGTCCCGCTCGGCTCCGAGAGCGAGCACTTCGACGTCGAAGCGCTGATCGAGGAGATCAGCAACGTCTGA
- a CDS encoding Lrp/AsnC family transcriptional regulator — MHTPDLDRLDVAILACLQSDARTIAEHIGAKVGLSAAAVQRRIKRLREAGVIEREVAVLSPAALGLSMTFVVMVEMERENLAVLDGFRRQVLADDNVQQCYYVTGNADFVLVVTCRDMADFETFTRRMFFDNPNVRHFTTSVAMDRVKTGLSLPLEP, encoded by the coding sequence GTGCACACACCCGACCTCGACCGCCTTGACGTCGCCATCCTCGCCTGCCTGCAGTCCGACGCCCGCACGATCGCCGAGCACATCGGCGCGAAGGTGGGCCTGTCGGCGGCGGCCGTGCAGCGGCGGATCAAGCGGCTGCGCGAGGCCGGGGTGATCGAACGCGAGGTCGCGGTGCTGTCGCCGGCGGCGCTCGGGCTGTCGATGACGTTCGTGGTGATGGTCGAGATGGAACGGGAGAACCTCGCGGTGCTCGACGGGTTCCGCCGTCAGGTGCTCGCGGACGACAACGTCCAGCAGTGCTACTACGTCACCGGCAACGCGGACTTCGTGCTCGTGGTGACCTGCCGGGACATGGCGGATTTCGAGACGTTCACGCGGCGGATGTTCTTCGACAACCCGAACGTGCGGCACTTCACGACGTCGGTGGCGATGGACCGGGTCAAGACCGGGCTGTCCCTGCCGCTGGAGCCCTGA